In the genome of Zootoca vivipara chromosome 6, rZooViv1.1, whole genome shotgun sequence, the window ACACCTTTTTTGGGTGAATGGCCACTGTTAATAATGGAATTAGCATAAtctgtacttttctgcatttcattttcttctgaccTGACTGTTTACAATTCTCTAACCTgcaactcaggataacacttcatgcatctaatGAAGTGCCGCCAGATTTTCTGGGGCCAATACATAGCATATGGATCAGGCCCTCTGCTGTACTTGCAGAAGAAGACATAATTTTGCATAAAAGTTGTATACCCTTTGTCATATGCCAACTTATGCCTTCTCTGGGGGTAGAGGACCCAAAAGTAAATCACATCACAAACAaaaagacagagacagacagacagacagacagacagacagacagacagacagtgaaTAGCTGAAGCTTTCCCCATCACTGGACTTCCACACTAGAAAACCTTACCTgttttctgcctgccacacagcacTGCTCTCCCCCAATGCCAACCCTAAACCATGCAAAGAACTCAGATTaagagcaaaagcaaaacaaaaacaaaaaaattgggcaccttaaattttttttaacaaatgaataCCTGTGATTAAGGCGATGAGAcactagaattttttttaaaaaaaaccccacaaaggaAAGCAAGCACCTCCCCACCCTTCATGCTTGATTTATTGCTGCATTCCACTCTTGCCACTTTAAAGCAAAAGACAAACACAAACCAGTTTGCCAACCTTAGTAAACAGCAGCTAAACTACTCAAGTGTGTGCAGTTTCGCATTTTAAAACCACTTTTCTCATCACTGGTCCCTTTTCAAAATTGTTTGGTCAGGTGAGATTTATGCTGCAGGACTGGATCTATATGAGGTCAGAATTCCCCAAATGCCAGgttgctaccctgtttccccgaaaataagacgtagccataaaataagacgtagcaggatttttaagcattcaaggaatataagccgtaCCCCATAAAAAActcatagtgataggcgcagcagcaatgccggccgcggcaggaggaggagaaaaaaataagacatctcctgaaaataagccatagtgtgttttttgtaggaaaaataaatataagacggtgtcttattttcggagaaacaagAAACATTTATGTGGGATATAATGAAGGTGTTCCTGGTCCAGTTGATCTTAGAAATAACACAACCAAAATGATTAACAAAGCAGGGGGGTGCTGTATTCTAGGTGAAGCATTTGAACTGATACCACTCCTTAAAATATTTGACCCATAGTTGTCCTAGTTGGATTTCATGCTTTGAAACTAACGCGGttagcagcagctgctcccaccgCTAGGTATGGAAGAAATTGCCAAGTTTTCGTTGCACCTTGCAAGTCATTGCATCTTTATTTGTGTaagttcttataatgaccagcttGAAGGAACGGGTGAGGGGGGTGGGCAAGTGGTGGCTGGTTTCTCAGTCAGGCCAGTGCAGTAGTAAGTCCTGCTGCTCCAGGGGTGGCGAACCTTCTTGAATCTGAGGGCCGCATTTCCTTCTGCACACtcttctgggggccgcatgccagtagTAGGCGGGGCCCTGAGGTTAAAGTAAGCAGGGCAACAAATGCAACGTTTATTTTTGCATACTGTCCAATTTTTGGAGACCCAAAACCAGGACTTGTGTGTTCCGGGATGTGCGCCCGggtgagtcacatgacccatgCCGTGCTTTCTTTGGGGCAAGAGTGCAGTGCAACAGCGCGCAAAAGTGTGACACCCAAAATTAGCCACTGCGATCtcacaaaaacaacacaacaggaAGCCCCAGTTTTTTGCACACCCCTGTATATTCTCCAACTAGACAAGCAAGAGGTATtctcagaattcaaggacaccttccaaccaggcaaaatcATGTGCTGTATGTAATAGAGGTTACCGCACACACACTTCCGCTGCTCTTTCTGCTTGTGTGGTGGCACCTCTGTAAAACCACTTCTTGCTGTTTGTAGCAGAGTTTCCTCCCggaggcagaggacaagaacaGGAGTCATACTCAAATTCTTCAGTCAATAGCTTCTTTATTGCTTGACTGGTTGCACAAGCGTTTCTGTTACTATTATATACAAGCTATTTACAGTCCTCCTTTATCACTCCAGCATGGTATAatctcagtgtgtgtgttttcctcgtGCGGAAATTGCAGCCTGCAACTTCCTCCCATTATTTGCACCTCCAGCTGACACCCATCAAGCCTAGAGTGCCACTCCTACACACGAAAGAAAATTCTGGAACCCTCTTTAAAGCTTCCAGgaacttttatctgtttcttaaGGAATGTTTTCCTAACAGTATGAATCAAAGCCAGTGAGGGGCATGACCTGGGGAGAGTTCCTGGGGTCAGACAGAGAAGCCCGGAGGACCATATCTGCCCATCTCTGCTCCTCTGTTTCTCCCTCTGGTGCAACCGGGTGGAATGGCTGATACTAGATGTCggtggagagaaggaaagagacaaACGGCAGCAAAAGGTGTGACTCCCACTGTCCCACCTCTCCCTTTTATCTGGTCCCACATTGATTCTGGTTGTGCAGCTACTGCTTCTTTTGGCAGTGGTTTATGTTTCCAACATTTcaattgcttaattttttttaatggcatgcaCCTCTTTTTATGGCTTACGTCGCTCCGGATACTTTGTTAGAAAAGTGACTCATAAATAGGTTACATAAAATAAGAGTGCATgtgtaatacacacacaccccggtgaagggcagggtgtgtgtgagtgCAGGTTGACTTGCAGAGTCCTCTCCCATGGCCTGTGGTGGAGAGGAGGGCTGCTGGTGGGAGGGCACTCAGCCGCAGCAAAATCTTCAGCAGCAGGAGGTAAGCTTCTGTTGGCAACACTGCCATTGGCAGTAGGCAATAGAGAGCTCTGAAATGGGGGCTCTTTGAAGTGGAATGCAGGATGCTGATGGTTCGGCATCtctctgctggatccaaagccCCACAGATCCCTTGAGAGGCCTGATCATCAGGCCCCTCAGCTGTGTGAACTTAGacctcagttggggggggggactgcctgCGCACCTCCTTCCACTCTGGCCAGGATGAGTCCCAAGGTGTGGTGTGTGGCAATCAGTCTGCTGCTTTGTTGCTCTCCATCCAGGATTGctctgtaattattattttttaaaacggcATTTGTGATTTGAGAAATTGTGCCATGCCATTATGGTTCAGATCTGTCCCCAAATCCATATCGTCGCCTGTACAATCGTATTTCAATCAAATGCTAGCACGTGCTACTGTGCTTGTGTATAACTAATAGGCCCTGGCTGTGGTTCAGTCAGTGCCTTTGATCATAAACTACTAGTTGTCTTTCAAGCCATTCAGAAGATTCCCATAGCCCCTGGATTGGTTCCAACTCACCGTTTTGCAAtcgctgggctggatgaccttttaAACAGACCATCccagaccaaaataaaaaaattccttcagtagcaccttaaagaccaactaagtttttattttggtatgagctttcgtgtgcatgcacacttcttcagatacagtgaaatggaagtttccaggcatttatgtagagaaggggtggggaggggtggggatggggaggggggatcactcagaagggtggtggaaatgggtgattgactgactgatagctgttgatgaccggaaacgactgcaaatggttttgcatgaaaaagcaagggtggagatggctgaagatcgcttatcatgtataatgagataagaacccgatatctctgttcaaaccaggtccctccatggttttgagcttggtgataagttgcaattcagcaacttctctttccagtctatttctgaaattcttttgtagtaagacagctactttgagatcttgtatagaatgtcctgggagattgaagtgttctcctactggtttttctgtcttctggttcctgatgtcagatttatgtccatttatcctttggcgtagggtttggcctgtttgtccaatatagagagctgaagggcactgttggcatttgatggcatacacaatgttagaggatgagcaattaaatagtccagACCAAGTATGTGATGATTCTGCGTTCTCTGGAGAATGAGTGTAGATAATTGGGGCCCAGGTAAAGGAGCACAGGTTTGTCGAAATAGTTATTTAAAAAGTAGGAAGTTTTCAAGGGGGAGGAGTATAATAGAATAGAAGCATGAAGGGATTTTTACATTGGCTCAGAGTGGGGAAACTTTGccaccccaagggccacattcctttctgagggccacatgccagtgtagGGTGGGGACAGGGCCAAAGGTGGGTGagacaacaaatgtaaattttatctttgtacagtaggctggtctctacacacacacaggattgtgGAGacttgtggcctggggagagggtgGATGGCTTCAGGAGATCCCCAAGgactagagagagagatgggggggttgAATTTGGCTACTGGGTctgtgtttccccacccctgctgcaaaGAATTTAATGAGTCTCTTGTCTCCCCTTGGCCTGACCATTTCTTTTGTCCTTTCTGTGCCCTGTCTCTAGCTTTTCTGAGTCAAGAGGACTCTCTGTGGCACCTGACAGCAAAGAACCTCAGCCTACAGGACCATTTGACATTGGAAGAGGCCTCCTTTGCACTCAGTACAGAATGGAGGAGGTCGCTGGTGGGTCTCGTTCCACTCAGAGCAGGTCAGGGGGATCCACTGCAACTGCCTCGCTCAGAAGGAAGACAGCATCTTCTGATCTACTGAAGGAAGAGACCAAACCTTCCTTTGGCAAAGTCTCGGCTGTGACAAAGATGCTGGAGAGAGGAAGTACCAGAACCAGAGGCAACAGCCCCTCCAGAGTGTCCGTGTTGCTCGAGGCCTGGGAGAAAGGGCTTGTAGGCACGAGCACCATTGGCCCATCTTCCTCAACAGGCATCAGGGACTCCCGTTCCCCCGTGCCCACCAGGCGCAGCTTTTCATCCAAAGATGCTCCCCACCCACTTCTATCAGAAAATACCAGGAGTTCTATTTCTCCCACCAATGCCAGGCAGCCCATTTCTCCAGCAGGTAGCAGGCGAcccatttttccagctgataCCAGGCGGCCCCTTTCCCCAGCAGATAACCAGCGGCCCCTTTTTCTAGCAGAGACCAGGAGGTCCCGATCTCCAGCTGATACAAAGGAGTCACCCTCTCTGGCAGAGACCAGGAACTCCTTCTCTTCAGCAGAGACCAGGCGGTCCCGATCTCCAGCACATACCAGGAGGTCTTCCTCACCAGCAGAGACCAGGAACTCCTTCTCCTCACCAGAGACCAGGCGGTCCCAATCTCCAGCTGATATAAAGGAGTCATCCTCTCTGGCAGATACCAGACACTCCTTCTTCCCATCAGAGACCCGGCGGTCCCAATCTCCAGCACATACCAGGAGGTCTTCTTCACCAGCAGAGACCAGGAACTCCTTCTCCTCACCAGAGGCCAGGAGGTCCCAATCTCCAGCTGATACAAAGGAGTCACCCTCTCTGACAGACACCAGGAACTCCTTCTCTTCAGCAGAGACCAGGCGGTCCCGATCTCCAGCACATACCAGGAGGTTTTCTTCACCAGCAGAGACCAGGAACTCCTTCTCCTCACCAGAAACCTGGCGATCCCATTCTCCAGCAGATATAAAGCAGTCTCCAACAGATACCAGGAACTCCTTATCCTCACCAGAGAGCAGGCGGTCCCATTCTCCAGCACATACCAGGCAGTCTCCTTCACCAGCAGAGACTAGACGGTCCCATTCTCCAGTAGAGATAAGGCGGACTCCATCTCCAGCAGATACCAGACACTCTTTCTTCCCATCAGAGACCAGGCGGTCCCGTTCTCCAGCACATACCAGGCGGTCTCCTTCACCGGCAGATGCCTTGTTGTCCTTCTCAGAGAACAGGCGGTCCCATTCTCCAGCAGATTTAAGGCGGTCTCCTTCTCTCGCAGATACCAGGCTTTCTTTCTCCCCATCACAGACCAGGCGGTCCCATTCTCCAGCAGATGTAAGATTTTCTTCACCAGCAGAGACCAGGCGTTCCCTTTCGCCTGCAAACAGCAGGACATCTTGCCTCATGACAGATACCCAGGGCTCAGCAAGTTCCCAGCCTTTGCCTCCTCCAGTAGAGAGCCGCTACTCATCTGCTGCAGCAGATGACGACCATCGCTCCTCTTCCACAGCAGATATACAGTGTTCATCTTCTTTACCAGTTGACAGATACTCATATTCTGTGGCAGATATTAGACGTTTATATTCCTCAGCCAATACCGAGAGTCCGTCTTCCCCAGCAAACACCAGGCACCCAGTTTCTTCAGCAGAAACAAAGCACCCAACTTCTCTGGCAGATGCCAGACACCCATCTTCCTCAGCAGACAGCAAGCAGACATTGTgttcagcagaaaacaagctcccAGCCTCCCCAGTAGACGGCAAACACACATCTTCCCCGTCAGACGCCAAGTGCCTATCTTCCTCAGCAGAACCCAAGCACCCATTTTCTTCTGCAGAAAGCAAGCGCTCCTCTTCCCCAGCAGGTTCTAGAAGTTTCTCTCCCACATCAGATGGGAAGTGCTCCTGTTCTCCCAGCCCACAGAGAGATTTTACAGCTCACGGTCCTGTGTTTGCTCAGGTATACACCCCAGCTCCAAAGCCAAAGAGCCTGTCAGGAACAGAGACACAAGATGCTAATAGCACCATAGTAGCTGGATCCCAGGCAGGAAACCACTGCGGTAGTGCTACTAACACCCCCCTGGCAACTAGATTTCAGAGAGAGAACCTCATCTCAAGCACAGATAGCTCTCAGGAGGAACTTCTCCCTGTTATTCCTATCAGCACTGGGGCAATGGAATCCCAGAGGGAAAGCCATGTGCCAAATGGTTCTAGCTCCAGTATAATCACCAGATCCCTGACAGAAAGTGCCCAGCCCAGTGCCATAATACTTAGATCCCAAACAGAAAACTACCAGTTGCAAGTTGCCAACACTACTTCATTGAGTGGATCCTTGGGGGAAAGTTACACGCCTGGCTCCACAAGCACTAAACCTCCCAGTGGGCCCTGTGTGCTAAGTCCCTTGCCGCGTGTTGTAAGCTCCAGCACTGTAGCCAAATCTCAAACCCAGTGGTATGGCCCCAATGGCAACAGCATGGTTGTCTTTAGGTCTGAACGACAAGTCATCGTACCCCAAGCTGGAACCACCACTGTCTACAGAGCAGGGCAAGAAATTATCATGTCCAGCTCTGGGACAGGGAGTGCAAGCAAAGCCCAGCAAGGAAAGTCCCTTGTGCCAAGCTCTATCAGCTCCCTGCCGCCAAAAGAAAACTTGCAGTCCCAGAGTGACCTCCCTGATGACAAGTCCCCACAGGGGAGCCCTGCATCCCTTCCAGATGATGTTTGCAACTGCCCCATAGCAGGATCCGAGCAAGAAAGCTGCATGACTCAATCCAGAAGTGCCGGTGTGAGTGACGCCCAAAGGCAAAGGTGTATGCTTCTGCCAAACCCTGCATTCACATCAAATAGAGATGCTACCACACTCAGGGAGGGAGTTGCTCCTTTGAGCACGTCCGAGAGGGACTGCAGCCCGCACACCAAGCCTGCATTCCAGAGGCACAGCAACTTGTTTACATCAAGCAGGTCTGAAAGGGAACAAAGCATGCCTGATCCAGGTGGGCCTGTAACAAATGggtcagagcaggagaaaaacctaTCGAGAACAAAGAAAGCCAACACATCTGCATCCCAAGGACTTTGTTGCTCATCAGATGCTGCAGAAGAAACCAGCATGCTTAGAACCTCTGCTGAATCCCAGGAATCTGTGACAAGGGAACAAAAATCCACCGTCTGGAATGAGCTAAGGGAAGAAGAAGGTTACCCCAGAAAAGATTCCCCTGTATTTGCACTGGAACCAGCCATTCCCCTTACCGAAACAAACTCCTCCCATGAACCTCCAAGCCAGGAAGCAGAACACAGCAGCAGGACAGCAGAAGAGGAACCTGAAGAAGCTGTGGACATGGAGCTTTTTGTGGACACCCTCCGTAATATGGAGCCCCCTGAACTCCACAAGCCCCTGAAGCTCCTCCCAAGGCCTCCACGTCCTTCCACGTTTGCAAAGCACACATCCCTTCCACCTATCGACGAGGACCATGTCGCTCCCAAGTCAAAGCTTCCTCTCCCAGCAGCAATAGGTGAGCTGTTCGCTCTTACTGAGGAGAGGAACtcggagggagaaaaagaaactgaggaggaagaagatgagaTGGAGGAAATAGAGAACCCATATCTTACAGAGGATGAAAAGTCGTGGGAGAAGAGCCAGGTCAGAGAGTCGTACCCTTGGGAAAACAAGACGTTCAAGACCGAGGAGGAGATTGGCTCTTTCCTGGGGAAGTTGCAGGAAGGGGCTGCAGACGCCAAGGCCAAAGCCATCGCTCCTAAAGCTTTCGCCAACCAGAGCAACTTAATCAGAGCAAACATTCTCAAAGGGCTTACTCTTTTGTCTGGCTTCTCAGACAAGAAACCTGTGGAAGATAAGCCTTATTCTCGCTTGGACAACAGTCTCCTCTATAGCAGGTTCATCTCCCCAGAGAAATCTCAACAAAAAGTCctggaaaaatggaaagaagggagagatttgcccaCACTCCTGGCTCCAGCTTCCCAAAAAGTCAACAGGGAATGCCAGACATCTCCAAATGAGCTTCTGCTGAAGGCACCTGAAAATCTGAGCTCTGAGTCATCACCATCTGCGCTGCAAGCTGAGCCTGCCTTTGGGGTGCCAGGTGCAGACAATAGCTCCCAGCAGGTTACTCTTTTGTCCATAGAAATAGACTCTCTTCCCCAGTCGAAAGCTCAGGTAAGTCAGTCTACACTGTGCAGTGAAGGGTTCCTTCCATCCTCCTTTCGCTGGCAACAGCTGCAATAATGTCACAAAAGAGATTTTGTTGTTTTAGGGCGTTCAGGAAATGTGGGCTGTTTGGAGCCCGCATGGGTGTGTAACAAAAGCGGGGTGCTGTAGCACAATTCATGCCAATGGGTTCTGTTCCTAGAATCTCCACCTTCGACCTGAAGTAGAACTGGCGGTACAACATCCAGTTGATGCTGAGAGGGTTGACAAAACCGGCATTCATAAGGATAATGATTACAGGGCCGAAACCACCAAGGTCTTGACTCAACTGTACAGTTTTTAGTCAAGTCACCAGGTGTTTGCACCTGGATGAAGGGCACAAGAGCTTAAGCTTCATTATGTTGTTGTTGATCTTCTGTAATGGCTGCTACAGAGTCGGTGATGCTCATTAAAGAAATTGAAGGGAAGCAGAGGGGTCCATTTAGGACAGGGATGAAGGCTGTGTAGCTGCCACATCACAATGTTCAAGCTTTTGAGACCTGGGATCCACCTTTAATTATAACTTGCAATGTGGAGCCCATTATCACATAGGTCCAAtctttccccacctctctctctctctttcctctgtctttctcttttcctccttttttcataattaatgaaataaaatgcttattttagtaatcattttaaaaatgtttgtttaaacacttaataaatcaaaacaaaatatgcTTATTTTACAACAAAGAGAAAGAGACTGCTGATAATCACATTATTACTATTCCAAAATTGTTTAAACCATTCCCAGTCTTGCTCAAACTTTGGTTGCTTCCATATAGGGATGGGTAAATCTgtcgatttcagtttctcttttttcctaactTCAGTTCTGTGCATTTACACATTGGTTTGCCAATTTAAagaaaagttctcatgaaaattcataagcattttagtgcaaatttctcctaatgcacaggtttgtaaatatttttgcacaatatgtacatttttcaaagcaatgtcccctaatataatgcatttttatatgtttctTTCAGTAATATAATGATTTTATATGTTTCTTtcactaatataatgcatttttctatgctgTTGCCactcaatatatgcatttttatgcacactttcacccagtatatgcatttttgtacacattacttggctgcagaattGCATATGATTTGCTAATGGGAAGCTTGGGCAATGTTCTctcaagcaattgttatcccacac includes:
- the CRYBG2 gene encoding beta/gamma crystallin domain-containing protein 2, which encodes MAKKEGLKRRLSRFFSRSELSLKELQQRRENEDADPRLAGARDEGGRGKRRMRSRKKRTSEGASEKDVSSVQVKHVMEPPNCSRSQKPASKAQALSYSEPDLWRNGLLRKFGNLTWHKRRSSHLELSQHPGHLASDPWSMGRLQRPAVGSDMDMRSRADVYPAENQPEKQERPEPSSRLSETHSLGTSPEPSTSFDSLLCWGDGSSWEGTFSISNSSLCCPAAPEMKGEETSKAPKPASEWAESEFEGYLTMGMSHPVVTEQMENLSFSSGLGESVSEHVSGAEDAKTATASLPVDQPLEVADSASAIKFSLGKNAPKIRYEIMITMTKEVERAEAEPTFSCGERSLSCHPSGEETLSLGVAELEKRKERRHQEPARPATQLSASEEFQNCRGLLGVGTCKVCGPILTLATGSPATLQWGSEASPGVGEADRSETDRLHSEDGVLAKETNIVAVGSPANSFSESRGLSVAPDSKEPQPTGPFDIGRGLLCTQYRMEEVAGGSRSTQSRSGGSTATASLRRKTASSDLLKEETKPSFGKVSAVTKMLERGSTRTRGNSPSRVSVLLEAWEKGLVGTSTIGPSSSTGIRDSRSPVPTRRSFSSKDAPHPLLSENTRSSISPTNARQPISPAGSRRPIFPADTRRPLSPADNQRPLFLAETRRSRSPADTKESPSLAETRNSFSSAETRRSRSPAHTRRSSSPAETRNSFSSPETRRSQSPADIKESSSLADTRHSFFPSETRRSQSPAHTRRSSSPAETRNSFSSPEARRSQSPADTKESPSLTDTRNSFSSAETRRSRSPAHTRRFSSPAETRNSFSSPETWRSHSPADIKQSPTDTRNSLSSPESRRSHSPAHTRQSPSPAETRRSHSPVEIRRTPSPADTRHSFFPSETRRSRSPAHTRRSPSPADALLSFSENRRSHSPADLRRSPSLADTRLSFSPSQTRRSHSPADVRFSSPAETRRSLSPANSRTSCLMTDTQGSASSQPLPPPVESRYSSAAADDDHRSSSTADIQCSSSLPVDRYSYSVADIRRLYSSANTESPSSPANTRHPVSSAETKHPTSLADARHPSSSADSKQTLCSAENKLPASPVDGKHTSSPSDAKCLSSSAEPKHPFSSAESKRSSSPAGSRSFSPTSDGKCSCSPSPQRDFTAHGPVFAQVYTPAPKPKSLSGTETQDANSTIVAGSQAGNHCGSATNTPLATRFQRENLISSTDSSQEELLPVIPISTGAMESQRESHVPNGSSSSIITRSLTESAQPSAIILRSQTENYQLQVANTTSLSGSLGESYTPGSTSTKPPSGPCVLSPLPRVVSSSTVAKSQTQWYGPNGNSMVVFRSERQVIVPQAGTTTVYRAGQEIIMSSSGTGSASKAQQGKSLVPSSISSLPPKENLQSQSDLPDDKSPQGSPASLPDDVCNCPIAGSEQESCMTQSRSAGVSDAQRQRCMLLPNPAFTSNRDATTLREGVAPLSTSERDCSPHTKPAFQRHSNLFTSSRSEREQSMPDPGGPVTNGSEQEKNLSRTKKANTSASQGLCCSSDAAEETSMLRTSAESQESVTREQKSTVWNELREEEGYPRKDSPVFALEPAIPLTETNSSHEPPSQEAEHSSRTAEEEPEEAVDMELFVDTLRNMEPPELHKPLKLLPRPPRPSTFAKHTSLPPIDEDHVAPKSKLPLPAAIGELFALTEERNSEGEKETEEEEDEMEEIENPYLTEDEKSWEKSQVRESYPWENKTFKTEEEIGSFLGKLQEGAADAKAKAIAPKAFANQSNLIRANILKGLTLLSGFSDKKPVEDKPYSRLDNSLLYSRFISPEKSQQKVLEKWKEGRDLPTLLAPASQKVNRECQTSPNELLLKAPENLSSESSPSALQAEPAFGVPGADNSSQQVTLLSIEIDSLPQSKAQQEEKKLPTKINVRPGKIILYSEAGFGGQKREIWGDISDATSWELSHTISIRVIRGGWVMYEKPRFHGRKCVLAEGDVEITNPWRMFHKEGAATENASFHIGSLKRVVRDYRIPEISLFSEENGEGRKQKFTDSAEDTRIHNQPLQAASIIVHSGLWLVYSKPFFDDDPYVLEPGGYPSLRAWGAKDPSICSMHPIKMGCPVVEKPGEPKALIYERPHFLGHSWEVSRDIYNLKKPENNQDSKMSTAGSLKILGGCWIGYEKEGFRGHQYLLEEGEYNDWTQWGGYNEELVSLRLIRTDFLDPALVLFEAMDFENGPSVELSEALPDVELASYGTTTQSIHVLSGVWVAYEDKNFSGEQYILEKGVYRNCEDWGASSCQISSVQPILQVGEHSLHFISQIQLFSDPDFLGNYVSFKEDQASLPENFIPRSCRVNGGSWILYDCPQFDGEQHILSEGEYPTLTSMGCLFTTSIRSLKKVPIFFSEPSIFLHGLECFEGKEIELNSEVRSLQAEGFNNHVLSVRVKGGIWVLCEHSDFRGHQWLLDCMEITNWLTYSGLQHIGSLYPIRQRRIYFQIKNEELKSFLSVPDDVEDMKAGRVLVSELNGKSSSIWYYEEGLVKNQVAPNMSLQVIGPAAKGSKVVLWSESRLPRQTWQIDSFGRICSQMFENKVLDVKGGRTYDRDHAILWDSSEERPTQIWDVRVL